The following proteins are encoded in a genomic region of SAR324 cluster bacterium:
- the gspG gene encoding type II secretion system major pseudopilin GspG, whose product MRYREPQNHSVRLIEKPSGFSFIEIMVVIIILGLLAGLVGVSLFDSAAQARVDTTKTQIKGLETALDLYRLHNSRYPSTDQGLDALLKKPEVGVPPRNWNGPYLRSKNMPKDGWAADFKYVSDGKDYEIISLGADGAEGGTDNDADINSKDL is encoded by the coding sequence ATGCGCTATCGAGAACCTCAAAACCACTCTGTCCGCCTGATCGAAAAACCGTCCGGATTCAGTTTCATTGAAATCATGGTGGTCATCATTATTCTGGGACTGCTGGCCGGTCTGGTGGGCGTGTCATTGTTTGATTCAGCCGCACAGGCCCGTGTGGACACCACCAAAACACAGATCAAGGGGCTTGAGACCGCTCTGGATCTCTATCGACTGCACAATTCACGCTATCCTTCCACCGATCAGGGACTGGACGCGCTGTTGAAAAAACCGGAAGTGGGCGTTCCCCCCAGAAACTGGAATGGTCCCTACCTGCGCAGTAAAAATATGCCTAAAGATGGCTGGGCCGCAGATTTTAAATATGTCAGCGATGGCAAGGATTATGAAATCATTTCGCTGGGAGCTGATGGTGCGGAAGGTGGAACGGATAATGATGCCGACATCAATTCCAAGGATTTGTAA